One Thermoanaerobacter kivui genomic window, TATCAGGTATTTAAACTATTAGGTTTTAAAATTTTGAAAGTGGGGAGGCAGTTAAATGACATCCTTTATACCCATAATGTTAGTTTTATGTATGATATGGACCTTCTTATTCGACCTTGGGGCTCTTTTGCAAAAGGATATAAGAAAAATGCTGATTTTTTCAAACATTGCTGGCCTTGGTTTTATTGGGGCGGGCTATTTGCTTGAAGAAGGCGGCAAGTTGCTGGGAACTCAGGAGTTACTCAATTATGTTATTATGCGTACTTTGATGTTTTTAACAATTGCATCTTTAGCAGGCAAGGCAAAGAATTTTGATATTGATAGTTTAAAAGGTAGAGGCACCATTTTAAAAGGTCAAGGGATTTTGTATACCCTTGCTGTTGTGGCTGTTCTTGGAGTTTCACCTATAAAGAGCTTAACAGCAAGACTTGATATATTTTACAATATGATAAAGGAAAGCGACATAATGGCAGCAGTAATAGGCTTTTTAGCAGTAATCATAGAATTTTGTTATTTTTTTAGAAGTGTGCAAAAGATTATGTTTGCGCCTTATGAAGGCGAAAAAGCTGACTTAAGGGATAATTTTTTAAGCTACTTTGTAGGAGCTTTAGCCATTTTAGCTTGTGTATTTAATCATGAGGTGCAGCATTATATACAGGATTTTGTTGGCGTAAATGCAGAATCTTTATCGGAACCATGGCCGAGGGAAATTGTAACCTTAGCTATATCAGCTTTTGTTGTATATACAGTGGCAAAATTCAGCAAATCATTTGGTGGAATTTTAGCAGTAGCTGCAACAGCTTATGCAGCAATGGATATCACGAAAGAGTATATTAATAACATCTCTTCAATAAAATATCTTATAGCTACTTTGATGCTCTGGCTGATAGTTCTTGTTGTGGTCTATATAATGGGTACTATAAGTAAAGAGAAAATAAGTGGACTTCTCTTTTTTATCATCTATTTAAGCGCCTCTATTATAGGTCTTGTTAAAGCTGAAAGCTCAATAGAGTTTTATGAATTTTGGGAATTGTTCACTATCTCTTCATATTTTATGGCAGTAATGCCATCAACCAAAGAAGCAAGAAAATCATCTTTGACGTATTTGTTAGCGGCGGTTTTTGTTGGTTATGCTATGTTTACTGGTTTTGTTGTTTTGTCTAAAAATGCTGGCAGTTTTGAATTTGACAAAATGGGAGAATATTTAACATCTCCTGCTTCGATAACAGTGGCAGTTTTTGCTTTGCTTGCCATAATTGCAGGTCTTGGTCTAAAAGCAGAGTTGTTCCCGCTTTATGGATGGGTGCCAGGTTTATACGCAAGTGCTGATTCATCTGTTTCAGCCCTCTTTGCCGGTGTAATGAGTAAGGCTGGTATTATAGGTTTGATAACCGTTTTATATGTTCTTTTAAAAGATTTTGAAAAAGCCGATAGTGTTTATATGCTTGTTGCATGGTTGGGTGCGTTTACCATGCTTTTCGGGACAATGAGGGCTTTGATGGAGAGCGATGCAAAAAGGCTTTTAGCATATTGCTCAATCAGCCAAATGGGATATGTCATAACTGCATTGGCTATTAAAAATTCGTCTCTTGGATTTTCAGCCGGTATATACCATGCTGTGAACCATATGATGTTCAAAACATTGCTTTTCCTTTGCGTTGGAGCTGTTGTCCTAAAAGCCGGAACATCTGACATGAATAAACTTGGTGGCTTAGCAAGGAAAATGCCTGTTACGACAGTGTCTGCATTGATAGGGGCTTTTGCAGCAGCCGGATTACCTCTGTTTTCAGGTTTTAACTCTAAATGGATGATTTATCAGGCACTTATTTCAGAAAAAAATCCGAATTATGTTGTGATAGGCATAATAGCAATGGTTGCAAGCGCTGGTACATTGCTTTATATGCTTAAATTCATTCATTCTATATTTTTTGGAAGATTACCCGAAAACTTGCAAAATATTAAAGAAGATAGCTTGTTAACAAAACTTTCAATGCTTATATTAGCATTTGTAAATATTGTTCTCGGCATAGCGCCAAATGTTATTCTTAAGCCTATTTCTGATGGAATGCGTGAACTTGGATTAGAAGGCGTGTCAGATTTTAGTATAGTTAAATCATTAGAAACTTATAATACTGGAGTGCTCATTTTTGTACTTGTTGTTGGTATTTTAATCGCACTCTTTCTTCTCAGTATTAAGCCTAAGAAAGAAATACGCAAAACAGTACCGGTTTTTGCCGGTGGTGATGAGACGAAATACAATAATATTACAAATCAAGAGATGCAGATTGCAGGTATCAATTTATTTGATAGTATAGTTTACGTAATTAAAGAATTTTTCGATGCATGGTCGTTTATAGATAAGATCTTTTTACCCATTCGTAAGCTGCTCAATGCAGGGGAAAATTAAAGGAGGGATTTGAATTGTCGGAAATACTTATAAAATTATTAAATGTGCTAATTTTCCCCGGATTTTTGTATACAGCAATTGTAGGGCTTTTATTCTATGGCATTCACATGAAGATATTGGCAAAGATACAGAGAAGGATAGGACCTCCTATATCTCAGCCATTTAAAGATTTTGCAAAGTTAATGCTAAAAGATACCTTAGAAATAGAAGGAGCGACAGGCTGGCTTTTTAAATTAGCACCTCTTATAATGATAGTAGCTATTGTTATAGCAATGATGTTTGTACCGGTTGGTATGTCAGCAGTTTTTACAGGACCTGGTGCCATTATAGTGCTTCTATATTTAATTTCTGCAGCGGCTGTTGGTATTATACTTGGAGGTTCTGCTTCTTCATCGCCTTATTCTGTAGTGGGAGCTTCAAGAGAACTTGCTTTGATGCTTTCTTATGATATATCGCTTGTCGTAATTTTTGTTACCGTTGCATTAAAAGCAGGGATGGGCTTAGGTTTGACAGCAGACTTTTCACTTATGGATATAGTTAAGTATCAATTAGAACATGGAGCTTTTATAACTAATTGGGTGATGATACCCGCATTCCTTGCGTTTATGATGATAATACCCGCAAACTTAGGATTACCTCCTTTTGATGTGGTAGAGGCAGAAACAGAGATTGCAGGAGGACCAATGGCTGAATATACAGGGAAAAGACTCGGACTTTTTTATTTGGCAAACGCTATGAAAATAGTGTTGCTTACATCAACAATTGTTGCTATGTTCTTACCTTCGCCTACAACTGGGAATATCTTTTTGAATGCGGTCTGTTTTACAATCAAAGCATGGCTTATATACTTTATAGGTGGTACATTGGTTGCTGCTTTTACTGGTAGAAGAAGAATTGATCAGGCTGTGAGATTTTACTTAACAGTTCCCCTCGGACTTTCCATTTTAAGTTTTGCGCTTGTTCTATTAGGGCTTTAAAGGGAGGTGAGTTTATTGAGCATTAAAGAAAAGCTGGAAGATCTTGCTGCAGGTTCACCATGGGTTTACCGATTAAATACCGGTTCGTGTAATGGCTGTGATGTAGAGGTGGCTACTACCGTCTTATGTCCAAGGTATGATTTGTCAAGATTTGGTGTAAGACTGGTTGGAAGTCCTAAGCATGCTGATATTGTTCTGATTACAGGGCCTGTTACCGAAAGATGTAAAGATGCTGTCTTGAGGATATTAGAACAGGTGCCTGAACCAAGGGTAATTTTGACCATAGGGAATTGTCCAGCCTCGGGTAATGTTTATCAAGGTAGCTATTCCTTAGCGGGTCCTGTGAGTGAGTTAATACCTGTTGATGTAAGCGTACTTGGCTGTCTACCAAGTCCCTGGGCAATAATTGATGGAGTTGTAAAGGCAAAGGAGATTTGGAAAAAGAAACTCAGAGAATATCAAATCAAGGAAAGAAAAGAGGGGTAAATGATGTTAAAGACCATTGGAGCGGTTTTATCAGCTCTAAAAAAAGGCAGAGCTACGGTAAATTATCCATATGAGCCTATAACTCCGCCACAAAATTATAGAGGAAAAGTGCAGTATGATTCTACAAAGTGTATTGGATGTGGTACATGTCAATATGTTTGTGGAGGAAAGGCTATAAAGATAGATACTTATAATGACCATTTTGATTATATTTTGTGGGATGCTGCATGCACAAGATGTGGTATGTGTGTGGAGTTTTGTCCGACAGGCGCATTGACGATGTCAGAAAATCTGCACAATGCTATATTAGGGGAAGAGATTTTAGAAAGAATTCATTACAAAAACATACCTTATGTGCGCTGTGATATATGCAAAAAATACATCAAACCTTTACCTGATGTTGTATATCAGGAAATTTTAAAAGGCAATAATTATGCCTTTAAGGAGAATGAGCATATATGTCCAGATTGCAGGAGAAAACTTCATGCAGAGAAATTATTTAAAGGTATAAATACTTTGGTCAATAGATAAATGTAGAGGAGGTAATTATAGATGTCTAAAAAAGTATTGTTTGAGCCTAACATATGTGTAGGCTGTGAAGAGTGTGTAAGGGCATGCGCAAGATGGCATGAAGGAGAGACAAATGCTTATGTAGAACAAGTAGGTGTTTATAACATTCCTATGAGATGTATGCATTGTGCTGATGCACCCTGTGCCCAGATCTGTCCTGTTAAGGCGATTTCTATCAATGAAGATGGCATTGTGCTTGTGGATAAGAGCAAGTGTATAGGCTGCGGAAGCTGTTTGCTTGTTTGTCCTTTTGGTATACCAAGGATTGACCTTTCCTCAAAGATTATGAGAAAATGTGATCTTTGTATTGACAGACTGAAAGAAGGCAAGCAACCGGCTTGTGTTCAATTTTGTAGCGTAGGGGCATTGCAACTTGTTGATCCTGAGGAGATAGAAAAGAGAAGAAGACAGAAAGTTGCTTCAAAGCTTAATGAACTTCAGAATCAACCTAATGTTCTTCCGGAGGTGAAATAACAATGGTAAAATCAAAACTTTTGCCGCTAGATAAGATACTTTCTCAACTTGATAAGAGTGATAGGATTGCAATAGTCGCTTGTAACAACTGCGCAAGGGTTTGTGGAGTTGGTGGAAAAGAAAATGCTGAGAAGATGGAAGAGATATTGGATAAAGAGGGTTATAATGTTGTAAGTGTTTGTGATGTTATTGCAGCTTGTAATGCTTATTATTATGATGATGCAAATATCAGCCCTGCAGCAAATACAATTTTGGTGTTGAGTTGTCCATCAGGTATAAGACTTGTGAAGAGGTTGTTTACAGATAAAAAAGTTATTACTACAACAGAAATAGAAGGCGGTATAATTGCTTCACCAACTTTAGGAAGATACAAAGTTGTAGAAGTCTTTACTGGTAAAGAAGCTTTAAAAGGAAAAGAATACAAGATTTATACTGATGTTGAATTGAAAGACACAAAGTTATAATAAAGGGGGAATGAAAATATGGAAATTGTTGTAAGAACAAAGACTTATGATGACCTCAAGGCATGGTTAAAACCCGATGATAAGATAATTCTTATGAGCTGTAATGTATGTGCAAAAGGCTGTGGTGTTGGCGGAGAAAGAATACTTGAAAGATTGCAGAAGAAGCTTGAAAAGGACGGTTTTAATGTGATATATAGCACATTAGCTGGTTTTACATGCAACAGAGATATTTTAGAGGATTTGAAAACATGTCCTTTTACAGCTAAGTATTTCGAAGAGGCTACAGTGATTATTCCTATTGCATGTCATGATGGTATAGAGAATGTTGAGCATGTATTTACAGACAAAAGAGTATTTCATGGCTATAAGTCCTTGGGTGTAGGATCTGTTTCTGTAAAAGAAGGTATAAAATTAGAAATACCTTTTGATGCAAGCCTCATTGAAAAGCTTGGTATTGGTGAAGATGGAATACCAATAAAGGATGCTGCTGCAAAACTTGGCTACTATACAGGTCCATTTTGATATTATTAAATTTTAAAATGAATTTGAAACTGCTGAGTGTGCACTGGTGGATAGCTGTGTGTTATGCGGTAAATAATATTGTTTGGTGGTCATCACACGATGAAGCAGAAAGTTTTCATTTTTGTTAAAGGGTATTTGACAGTCCCGTTGTAAAAAAGGAGTGATGGATTTGTACCCTAATTTAAAAGAAGCTTTGTTAAAGATTGTTGGGAAAGACGTAGAAGTTTTTGAGAGCAAGGGAAGTTATTGGGCGGTTCTTGAAGATGTCACAAAACTTAGAGAAATCGCAAAATGGATTAAAGCTATTCCTGGTAGGTGTGTTACAATTTCTCCTTTGATGAGAGATGAAATAAAAGAGCTTATATATATATTTGATTTTTATGAAGGTCCTACGTTTAATTTAAAAGTTAGATTTAAAAATGGAGAAGAAATTGATTCAATAAGTGATATTTTAAAAAGTGCCTATTTTACCGAGTTGGAGTTGGCGGAAACGTGGGCTGTTCCTTATAGGAATTTGCCACAGATACGATGGGGAAGATGGATATTAGAAGATACCATTGAGAAAGGTGTATTATATGCAGGACTATCCGAGACATTAAGTCCTGAAACCGAGACAAAAATGTGGCAAAAAATAAGAGAGAATATAAAAATAAATGAGGAAAAAGGTGAAACCAATGGCTAAGTATGCATTGCCTATAGGACCAATTCATCCTGCCTTGGATGAACCCTTGTATTTCCGTTTTGAGATGGAAGGGGAAACAATTAAAAATACTGAGATCATGTTTGGTCATGTTCATCGAGGTATGGAAAAGCTTGCTATGACAAATACCATCTCACAGAACGTCATACTCTGTGAGAGGACCTGTGGTCTTTGCTCAAGCAATCATGGTCTTTCATATTGCAGAGTTATGGAGACCATAGGAGATATAAAGGTGCCAGAAAGAGCTGAATATATAAGAGTGATAACTGATGAATTGAAAAGGATAGCCTCTCATGCGTTTGCAGTTGCACTTATTGCACACGTGATAGGTTTTGATACGCTGTTTTTATACGCATTCCAAGAAAGGGAAAAAGTATTGGATTTGATAGAGGCATTTACTGGAAATCGTTTCCACACAAGTGTAAATGTAATTGGCGGGGTAAAAAGGGATATAGATGAGGAGTTGGCAAATAGGATATCTAAAGACTTAGAGGAGTTTAAGCATAGTTGGGAAAAAGTTGCTGAGATTTATTCAACAGATCCGAATATTTTGTCAAGGACAAAAAATGTGGGTGTGCTGACTAAAGAAAAGGCTATTGAATATGGTACAATGGGACCAATTGCAAGAGCCTCTGGGATAGCATTTGATGTAAGAAAGCAGAGTCCGTATCTTGTCTATGATGAGTTGGATTTTAAGCTTATAACCGAAACAAGTGGAGATGTTTATGCAAGGACAATGGTCCGAATAAGAGAAATTTTTGAGAGCATAAATCTAATACAACAATGTATCAAGAGAATGCCTAAAGGTCCTATAAATTTAGGATTAATCCCCAGGATACCGCCAGGTGAAGCATCTGTAAGGACTGAAGCACCTCGTGGCGAGCTTATATACTATGCAAGAACAAATGGAACTCAAAACCCTGTGCTTGTAAAATGGAGGGTGCCTTCTGTTGTAAATCTGCCTTCTTTGGTTGAGATGTTTAAAGAAAACAAGATAGCAGACATACCTGTAATAGTTGCTTCTATTGATCCATGTATTTCTTGTACTGAGAGATAAGAAGGTGAATAATATGTGTATTGCTGTTCCTATGAAGATTTTAAGTATAGAGAATAACAAAGCAGTTGTAGAATTAGGCGGCATAACAAGAAAGGCGAGAATTGATTTGATACCTGACCTAAAGGTTGGGGATTATGTAATTGTTTATGCAGGTTTTGCTATTGAAAAAGTTGATGAAAAAATGGCAAAAGAAGTTCAAGAAATTTTCGATGAAATACAAGAATATGAATAAGCTGTTGAAAAATTATAAATAAATTAAAAAATTAAGATAAGAACTCCCCACCTGATGTTTAGGGTGGGGGTAGTTTATAACATAAAAGATGGGGGATAATTTTTAATGCATGAGCTGAGCATAGCTGAAAATATATTATCAATTATTACAGGAGAGGCTAAAAAATACAATTTGAAAAAGATAAAAGAGATTACCGTAAAAGCGGGTGAACTTGCTGGTATCGTTCCGGAAAACCTTATATATTGTTTTGAGATAATCAGCAAGGGTTCTATTGCCGAAGGAGCTGAAATCAAGATTGAAAGAGTGCCTTTAAAGGTATTGTGTCTTGATTGTGGTGAAGAGTTTGTGGCATCTTTGCCAAACATACAATGTGTTAAGTGTGGCAGCAGAAATCTCAAGATTGTTGGGGGAAAAGAATTTTTTATTGAGAGTATGGAGGGTGAATGAAATGGGGATTAAAGTACTTCGTAATATTTTTGAGAGCAATATAAAACGCAGTGATGAGTTAAAAAAGATTTTTAAAGAAAAAGGGATATATGTTATAAATGTCATGGGTTCGCCAGGAGCAGGAAAGACAAGTGTTATAGTTGAGATTATAAAAAGCCTCAAGGATGATTTGAGGATAGGG contains:
- a CDS encoding hydrogenase large subunit — encoded protein: MAKYALPIGPIHPALDEPLYFRFEMEGETIKNTEIMFGHVHRGMEKLAMTNTISQNVILCERTCGLCSSNHGLSYCRVMETIGDIKVPERAEYIRVITDELKRIASHAFAVALIAHVIGFDTLFLYAFQEREKVLDLIEAFTGNRFHTSVNVIGGVKRDIDEELANRISKDLEEFKHSWEKVAEIYSTDPNILSRTKNVGVLTKEKAIEYGTMGPIARASGIAFDVRKQSPYLVYDELDFKLITETSGDVYARTMVRIREIFESINLIQQCIKRMPKGPINLGLIPRIPPGEASVRTEAPRGELIYYARTNGTQNPVLVKWRVPSVVNLPSLVEMFKENKIADIPVIVASIDPCISCTER
- the hypA gene encoding hydrogenase maturation nickel metallochaperone HypA, translated to MHELSIAENILSIITGEAKKYNLKKIKEITVKAGELAGIVPENLIYCFEIISKGSIAEGAEIKIERVPLKVLCLDCGEEFVASLPNIQCVKCGSRNLKIVGGKEFFIESMEGE
- a CDS encoding NADH-quinone oxidoreductase subunit B family protein, coding for MSIKEKLEDLAAGSPWVYRLNTGSCNGCDVEVATTVLCPRYDLSRFGVRLVGSPKHADIVLITGPVTERCKDAVLRILEQVPEPRVILTIGNCPASGNVYQGSYSLAGPVSELIPVDVSVLGCLPSPWAIIDGVVKAKEIWKKKLREYQIKERKEG
- a CDS encoding proton-conducting transporter transmembrane domain-containing protein, giving the protein MTSFIPIMLVLCMIWTFLFDLGALLQKDIRKMLIFSNIAGLGFIGAGYLLEEGGKLLGTQELLNYVIMRTLMFLTIASLAGKAKNFDIDSLKGRGTILKGQGILYTLAVVAVLGVSPIKSLTARLDIFYNMIKESDIMAAVIGFLAVIIEFCYFFRSVQKIMFAPYEGEKADLRDNFLSYFVGALAILACVFNHEVQHYIQDFVGVNAESLSEPWPREIVTLAISAFVVYTVAKFSKSFGGILAVAATAYAAMDITKEYINNISSIKYLIATLMLWLIVLVVVYIMGTISKEKISGLLFFIIYLSASIIGLVKAESSIEFYEFWELFTISSYFMAVMPSTKEARKSSLTYLLAAVFVGYAMFTGFVVLSKNAGSFEFDKMGEYLTSPASITVAVFALLAIIAGLGLKAELFPLYGWVPGLYASADSSVSALFAGVMSKAGIIGLITVLYVLLKDFEKADSVYMLVAWLGAFTMLFGTMRALMESDAKRLLAYCSISQMGYVITALAIKNSSLGFSAGIYHAVNHMMFKTLLFLCVGAVVLKAGTSDMNKLGGLARKMPVTTVSALIGAFAAAGLPLFSGFNSKWMIYQALISEKNPNYVVIGIIAMVASAGTLLYMLKFIHSIFFGRLPENLQNIKEDSLLTKLSMLILAFVNIVLGIAPNVILKPISDGMRELGLEGVSDFSIVKSLETYNTGVLIFVLVVGILIALFLLSIKPKKEIRKTVPVFAGGDETKYNNITNQEMQIAGINLFDSIVYVIKEFFDAWSFIDKIFLPIRKLLNAGEN
- a CDS encoding respiratory chain complex I subunit 1 family protein, which encodes MSEILIKLLNVLIFPGFLYTAIVGLLFYGIHMKILAKIQRRIGPPISQPFKDFAKLMLKDTLEIEGATGWLFKLAPLIMIVAIVIAMMFVPVGMSAVFTGPGAIIVLLYLISAAAVGIILGGSASSSPYSVVGASRELALMLSYDISLVVIFVTVALKAGMGLGLTADFSLMDIVKYQLEHGAFITNWVMIPAFLAFMMIIPANLGLPPFDVVEAETEIAGGPMAEYTGKRLGLFYLANAMKIVLLTSTIVAMFLPSPTTGNIFLNAVCFTIKAWLIYFIGGTLVAAFTGRRRIDQAVRFYLTVPLGLSILSFALVLLGL
- a CDS encoding 4Fe-4S binding protein, with the protein product MLKTIGAVLSALKKGRATVNYPYEPITPPQNYRGKVQYDSTKCIGCGTCQYVCGGKAIKIDTYNDHFDYILWDAACTRCGMCVEFCPTGALTMSENLHNAILGEEILERIHYKNIPYVRCDICKKYIKPLPDVVYQEILKGNNYAFKENEHICPDCRRKLHAEKLFKGINTLVNR
- a CDS encoding HypC/HybG/HupF family hydrogenase formation chaperone; amino-acid sequence: MCIAVPMKILSIENNKAVVELGGITRKARIDLIPDLKVGDYVIVYAGFAIEKVDEKMAKEVQEIFDEIQEYE
- a CDS encoding 4Fe-4S dicluster domain-containing protein — its product is MSKKVLFEPNICVGCEECVRACARWHEGETNAYVEQVGVYNIPMRCMHCADAPCAQICPVKAISINEDGIVLVDKSKCIGCGSCLLVCPFGIPRIDLSSKIMRKCDLCIDRLKEGKQPACVQFCSVGALQLVDPEEIEKRRRQKVASKLNELQNQPNVLPEVK